A genomic window from Carassius carassius chromosome 29, fCarCar2.1, whole genome shotgun sequence includes:
- the LOC132110093 gene encoding arrestin-C-like has product MTKVYKKNSGNGLLCLYLGRRDFVDHVEHVDPVDGVLKIDASALNGKKVWIQLACAFRYGREDLDVIGVSFRKDIWIKRIQMHPFEGTKPPNTPMQDALLKKAGEQGHPFTFDIPVHLPCSVSLQPGPEDAGKPCGVDFEVKAYIANEEDETDEKVVKKDTCRLIIRKIQYAPNELAAGPKTDINKQFITADKPIHVEASMEKELYYHGDPIPIKLKVNNETSKVVKKIKISIHQITDVLLYSADKYHKCVLNEEFADQINANSTFEKEYRVTPLLANNKEKRGLSLDGKLKDEDTNLASSTILLPNMDKKIQGLVVSYKIKVTLMMGGGLLGSLTLSDITAELPLVLMAPKPAGRISTLNKLNSQ; this is encoded by the exons ATGACAAA GGTTTACAAGAAGAATAGTGGCAATGGTTTG TTATGCCTTTATTTGGGGAGAAGAGACTTTGTGGACCATGTGGAACATGTTGACCCAGTTG ATGGGGTGCTCAAAATTGATGCTTCAGCTCTCAATGGAAAGAAAG TGTGGATACAGCTTGCATGTGCCTTCCGCTATGGACGAGAGGATCTGGACGTGATTGGAGTTTCCTTTAGAAAAGATATCTGGATAAAGCGCATTCAGATGCATCCCTTTGAGGGTACCAAGCCCCCAAACACTCCAATGCAGGATGCGCTTTTAAAGAAAGCTGGAGAGCAAGGACATCCCTTCACTTTTGAT ATTCCAGTACATCTTCCATGCTCAGTGTCCCTTCAGCCAGGACCAGAGGATGCCGGGAAG CCTTGTGGGGTTGATTTTGAAGTCAAAGCCTATATTGCAAATGAAGAAGACGAGACAGATGAAAAGGTTGTCAAGAA GGATACTTGCCGTTTGATTATTCGTAAAATCCAGTATGCACCAAATGAGCTAGCAGCCGGACCCAAAACCGATATCAACAAACAGTTTATCACTGCAGACAAACCAATTCACGTGGAGGCCTCCATGGAGAAAGAG CTCTACTATCATGGAGATCCCATTCCTATCAAACTGAAAGTGAATAATGAGACCAGTAAAGTAGTGAAGAAAATCAAAATAAGCA TTCACCAAATTACAGATGTACTGCTTTACTCAGCGGACAAATACCACAAATGTGTTCTGAATGAAGAGTTTGC GGACCAAATTAATGCGAACTCCACCTTTGAGAAGGAATATAGAGTCACTCCTCTGCTTGCtaataacaaagagaaacgtggcCTTTCACTGGATGGAAAACTGAAAGATGAAGACACCAACTTGGCTTCTTCAACAAT TCTGCTCCCCAACATGGATAAAAAAATACAAGGCCTTGTTGTTTCCTACAAAATTAAAGTTACCCTGATGATGGGAGGTGGTCTCTTGGGAAGCCTTACATTAAG TGATATTACTGCTGAACTCCCCTTGGTTCTGATGGCACCTAAACCAGCAG GACGGATATCAACCTTGAATAAACTCAACAGCCAGTGA
- the LOC132109527 gene encoding NF-kappa-B-repressing factor-like — protein sequence MIRPHSPGPCVSSKPAGLRHWNCNIDDYRQQYESDKHWSARRQFIVKHIEEYEGNALDKLLALSMVWVNHVFMGCRYGSQLMHKVLGMAEGIDIGEVPSYELVPNTGANKRPYSSDGTEEPMKKMSVSKFTSRPRFEPVHFVSGESSGSGIREMDEKENEEERRRREMNDVRQREPDHPPYNGSRGNGSSSSSCSLETGRCGYDSWPEHRSKDVASGGTSGLGYGSRGCTPSFMGKVQQEYTARYEAHTARQSDSYSQAGQADGYRGSGRPGAWDSGWRGLGFGHQDRPTSSKAFNRVYNGPSRAGTGLLPTPSLMSSLPESTIDEKLRLITRVSSAVAVTLRDPAFMSGPDMPNYNFILSRSIQACKTNPEYIYVNLRDIPPADLPKNRKIPSDGYACELRCQSVYLATGYSGSKNGARDRASEQAVKLFMRPVEIRVLQRQYKRTYVNDMVVCQVNTPNPILPPPLRNPEDKPLPSTKGQYEPDRSKHWTEFVIMENAHDAICILNNSAAFNRMKVDYTFDPVPNNNLWLCSVYLQDELVAQARGTKKSSKHAAAEEAVRKLRMNQATRQQEQQQQQNFSGGNHTSDQPGSRFAQQSNKKAQRGELVILENSDNAICIINDTAQFNKVLADYKFTVLPDHRWQCEVYLDGQYVAAGIGPKKTVKHIAAEEALATLRRTQAVVKSNLWKESHVDAISRNQIMARSGEESMQQEIKEDNIGNQLLRKMGWTGGGLGREGEGIAEPIKVKEQFTREGLGMDMDRQSNQMTKRDIEEIIRNYASSDRQDDLRFSTELNNEERRQIHQVSQRYGLRSKSYGQGRQRFLVVSRRVQKEQLIGQLLQEGQVGRYELVKPQTSQ from the exons ATGATCAGACCTCATTCACCGGGCCCGTGTGTTTCAAGTAAACCCGCTGGTCTTCGTCATTGGAACTGTAATATCGATGATTACCGGCAGCAGTACGAGAGTGACAAGCACTGGTCCGCTAGACGTCAGTTCATTGTGAAACACATTGAAGAGTATGAGGGAAATGCTCTTGATAAGCTACTGGCCCTGTCGATGGTGTGGGTTAACCATGTTTTCATGGGATGCAG GTATGGCTCCCAACTGATGCACAAGGTGCTTGGTATGGCAGAAGGGATTGATATTGGTGAAGTGCCCTCGTATGAATTAGTTCCAAACACTGGCGCAAATAAGAGGCCATATTCATCTGATGGAA CTGAAGAGCCCATGAAGAAGATGTCCGTGTCAAAATTCACATCCAGACCTCGATTTGAACCAGTACACTTTGTAAGTGGTGAAAGCAGCGGCAGTGGAATCAGAGAAATGGATGAAAAAGAAAATGAGGAGGAGCGCAGGAGGCGTGAGATGAATGATGTAAGACAAAGGGAACCAGATCATCCACCGTATAATGGTAGCCGTGGCAATGGCTCCTCTTCCTCCTCGTGCTCCCTTGAGACCGGGAGGTGCGGTTATGATTCTTGGCCTGAGCACAGAAGTAAGGATGTGGCCTCGGGCGGCACAAGTGGCCTTGGCTATGGCAGCAGAGGGTGCACCCCGAGCTTCATGGGCAAAGTGCAGCAGGAGTACACCGCTAGATATGAGGCGCATACTGCCAGACAATCGGACTCATACTCACAGGCAGGCCAAGCTGATGGATACAGAGGTTCTGGACGTCCTGGAGCCTGGGATAGTGGATGGCGTGGACTGGGATTTGGACATCAGGATAGGCCGACCTCCAGCAAGGCTTTCAACAGGGTATACAACGGCCCAAGCAGAGCTGGCACTGGCCTTCTTCCAACACCTTCACTGATGTCTTCTCTCCCTGAATCAACAATTGATGAAAAACTGAGGCTGATTACCAGAGTATCATCAGCTGTTGCTGTTACCCTGAGAGATCCTGCGTTCATGAGTGGACCTGACATGCCAAACTACAATTTCATACTCAGCCGCAGCATTCAGGCTTGCAAGACAAACCCAGAGTACATCTATGTTAATTTAAGAGATATTCCACCTGCTGACCTtcctaaaaacagaaaaatacccTCTGATGGATATGCATGTGAACTGAGGTGTCAGTCTGTGTACCTTGCCACTGGGTACTCTGGGAGCAAAAACGGTGCCAGAGACCGAGCGTCAGAACAGGCTGTCAAACTATTCATGAGGCCGGTGGAAATTCGTGTCCTGCAACGGCAATACAAGCGTACTTACGTTAATGATATGGTGGTGTGCCAGGTAAACACTCCAAACCCAATCCTTCCCCCACCTCTTCGCAACCCCGAGGACAAGCCACTCCCTAGTACCAAGGGCCAGTATGAGCCTGACCGAAGCAAACACTGGACAGAATTTGTAATCATGGAGAACGCACACGATGCCATCTGTATACTCAACAACTCTGCTGCGTTCAACCGAATGAAAGTTGATTATACTTTTGACCCGGTTCCCAACAACAATTTATGGCTCTGTAGTGTGTACTTACAGGACGAGCTGGTGGCGCAAGCGAGAGGGACCAAGAAGAGCTCAAAACACGCAGCGGCAGAGGAGGCAGTAAGGAAGTTGCGAATGAACCAGGCTACTCGACAACAAGAgcaacaacagcagcagaatTTTTCTGGAGGGAACCACACTTCAGACCAGCCTGGAAGTCGCTTCGCCCAGCAAAGCAACAAAAAAGCACAGAGAGGTGAATTGGTCATCCTTGAAAACTCAGATAACGctatttgtataataaatgacACTGCTCAATTTAATAAAGTGCTTGCTGACTACAAGTTCACTGTCCTGCCGGACCATCGCTGGCAATGTGAAGTTTACCTCGATGGTCAGTATGTGGCTGCAGGCATTGGCCCCAAAAAGACAGTGAAGCACATTGCAGCAGAGGAGGCCCTCGCCACACTTCGGCGCACACAAGCTGTGGTGAAGTCCAACCTCTGGAAGGAAAGCCATGTTGATGCGATTAGCCGAAATCAAATCATGGCTCGTTCTGGTGAGGAATCCATGCAGCAGGAGATCAAGGAGGACAACATTGGTAACCAGCTACTCCGGAAGATGGGTTGGACAGGTGGTGGTTTGGGTAGAGAAGGAGAGGGCATTGCTGAGCCCATCAAGGTCAAAGAGCAGTTTACCAGGGAAGGACTCGGTATGGACATGGACAGGCAGAGTAATCAGATGACTAAGCGCGATATTGAGGAAATAATTCGGAATTATGCAAGTTCTGACCGTCAAGATGACCTGCGATTCTCCACAGAGCTCAACAATGAAGAGCGCCGGCAGATACACCAAGTATCCCAAAGATATGGGCTGCGCAGCAAATCGTATGGACAGGGTCGACAGCGCTTCCTCGTGGTTAGTCGCAGAGTTCAGAAGGAACAGCTGATTGGTCAGCTACTGCAGGAGGGGCAGGTGGGACGATATGAACTTGTGAAACCTCAAACTTCACAATGA